One segment of Methanolinea sp. DNA contains the following:
- a CDS encoding tyrosine--tRNA ligase, with translation MDAYALATRNTVEVVTTDELVALLGKERKRVYAGYEPSGEIHLGHLVTVNKLMDLKEAGFEVTVLLADLHAFLNRKGTMEEVSALAEYNRKCFEALGLSGVRYVKGSDIQLDRDYELLVLRLSQQITLNRATRSMDEVGRQMDNPTVSQMIYPIMQMVDIARLGVDAAVGGIDQRKIHMLAREYLPSVGYPAPVCIHTPILCGLDGKKMSSSSHNYISVADSADAIEKKCSKAFCPPECEGNPILQIMQYHIFPRVPRVEVRRPEKFGGDREFESYAALEEAYRKGEIHPLDLKKTAARYLSELLAGVRDRIA, from the coding sequence ATGGACGCGTACGCTCTGGCGACGAGGAACACCGTGGAGGTGGTCACGACCGACGAGCTTGTCGCCCTCCTCGGGAAGGAGAGAAAGAGGGTGTATGCCGGGTACGAGCCGAGCGGGGAGATCCACCTCGGCCACCTCGTGACGGTCAACAAGCTCATGGACCTAAAGGAGGCCGGGTTCGAGGTCACGGTCCTCCTCGCCGACCTCCACGCGTTCCTCAACAGGAAGGGGACGATGGAGGAGGTGAGCGCACTCGCCGAGTACAACAGGAAGTGCTTCGAGGCGCTCGGCCTCTCGGGCGTCCGCTACGTGAAGGGCTCCGACATCCAGCTCGACCGGGACTACGAGCTCCTGGTCCTCCGCCTCTCCCAGCAGATCACGCTGAACAGGGCGACGCGGAGCATGGACGAGGTGGGCAGGCAGATGGACAACCCCACGGTCTCCCAGATGATCTACCCGATCATGCAGATGGTGGACATCGCGAGGCTCGGCGTGGACGCGGCCGTGGGGGGGATCGACCAGAGGAAGATCCACATGCTCGCGAGGGAGTACCTCCCGTCCGTCGGGTACCCCGCACCGGTCTGCATCCACACGCCCATCCTCTGCGGCCTCGACGGGAAGAAGATGTCGTCGTCGAGCCACAACTACATCTCGGTCGCGGATTCCGCCGACGCGATTGAGAAGAAGTGCAGCAAGGCATTCTGCCCGCCGGAGTGCGAGGGCAACCCCATCCTCCAGATCATGCAGTACCACATCTTCCCGCGCGTCCCCCGCGTCGAGGTCCGCCGGCCTGAGAAGTTCGGCGGAGACCGGGAGTTCGAGAGCTACGCCGCCCTCGAGGAGGCGTACAGGAAGGGGGAGATCCACCCCCTCGACCTCAAGAAGACCGCTGCACGG
- a CDS encoding response regulator, translated as MASPPPAAEILLVEDNPNDVELILHVFQWCNLSNRVHVAWNGEEALDYIFGTGPYAGRDTCHHPQVILLDLKLPRVDGIEVLRRLKNDPRTRTIPVVVLTSSREERDIVRSYDLGVNSYIVKPVKFDDFVCVIRELGLYWKTINQPPVEERGE; from the coding sequence ATGGCGAGTCCCCCGCCGGCCGCAGAGATCCTCCTCGTCGAAGACAACCCCAACGACGTCGAACTCATCCTCCACGTCTTCCAGTGGTGCAACCTCTCTAACAGGGTCCACGTCGCGTGGAACGGGGAGGAGGCCCTCGACTACATCTTCGGGACAGGACCGTACGCGGGGAGGGATACCTGTCACCACCCGCAGGTCATTCTCCTCGACCTGAAACTCCCCAGAGTCGACGGGATCGAGGTGCTCAGGAGGCTGAAGAATGACCCGCGGACCCGGACGATTCCTGTCGTCGTCCTGACCTCTTCGAGGGAGGAGAGGGATATCGTGAGGAGCTACGACCTCGGCGTGAACAGCTACATCGTTAAGCCCGTGAAATTCGACGATTTTGTCTGCGTGATAAGGGAACTAGGGCTCTACTGGAAGACGATCAACCAGCCGCCTGTCGAGGAGAGGGGAGAGTGA
- a CDS encoding DNA-3-methyladenine glycosylase gives MPLSIHPKLPYDFALICSVFSAGDPAVRKYHGGILSQVVRVGETPVAIRVRDVGQDGEAVLAVDVLGTGGDTLVSEAELQECVTRLLNTGDDLDAFSRAVAGDPVLSRLTEALSGLRMISSETVFEAVVTSIIEQQIATPVARQVESRVVRRFGEEVRTAQGTFYAYPRPEDFADASPRDLRECGLSFRKAGYILEIARAAREGEIDLEAYRGPNDPGVVIDELCRIRGIGRWTAEFVLLRGLHRLDVIPAGDLGIRRAIARFYSLGDLITPGQAREFARRWGDWKGLAAYYLLFADQHAGRAGPSGRPLAGKRGD, from the coding sequence ATGCCCCTCTCCATCCACCCCAAGCTCCCCTACGATTTTGCCTTGATCTGCAGCGTGTTCTCCGCCGGGGACCCGGCGGTCCGGAAATACCACGGTGGTATCCTCTCGCAGGTTGTCCGGGTGGGGGAAACCCCTGTTGCGATCAGGGTACGGGACGTTGGGCAGGACGGGGAGGCCGTCCTCGCGGTGGATGTCCTCGGCACGGGAGGGGACACCCTGGTATCCGAAGCGGAACTCCAAGAGTGCGTGACCCGCCTCCTGAACACCGGTGACGACCTGGACGCGTTCTCCCGTGCCGTCGCTGGCGACCCTGTCCTCTCGAGGCTCACAGAGGCCCTCTCCGGGCTGAGGATGATCTCCTCCGAGACGGTCTTTGAGGCCGTCGTGACTTCAATCATCGAGCAGCAGATCGCGACCCCGGTCGCGAGGCAGGTCGAGTCCCGCGTGGTGAGGCGTTTTGGGGAGGAGGTGCGGACGGCGCAGGGGACGTTCTACGCGTACCCCCGCCCGGAGGACTTTGCGGATGCATCTCCCCGGGATCTCCGGGAATGCGGGCTCTCCTTCCGGAAAGCGGGGTATATCCTCGAGATCGCGCGGGCGGCGAGGGAGGGGGAGATCGACCTAGAGGCCTACAGGGGGCCGAATGACCCGGGAGTGGTCATCGACGAGCTGTGCCGCATCAGGGGGATAGGGAGGTGGACGGCGGAGTTCGTCCTCCTCCGGGGTTTGCACCGTCTGGACGTAATCCCGGCGGGCGACCTCGGCATCCGGCGCGCGATTGCCCGGTTCTACTCCCTCGGGGACCTCATCACCCCCGGCCAGGCGAGGGAGTTTGCCCGGAGGTGGGGCGACTGGAAGGGCCTTGCGGCATACTACCTCCTCTTTGCTGACCAGCACGCCGGGAGGGCCGGACCCTCGGGCAGACCACTCGCGGGAAAGAGGGGGGACTGA
- a CDS encoding type II glyceraldehyde-3-phosphate dehydrogenase, with protein MIKVAINGYGTIGKRVADAVAAQPDMEVIGVSKTRPSHEAFIAREKGYPLYIADISKKAAFEKAGLPVAGSVEDMLARADIVVDATPGGVGEKNKPLYEKAGIKAIWQGGEEHEVAGFSFNADCNYADAIGRQFARVVSCNTTGLCRIINAMDRNFGVERVRAVMVRRGGDPADIKRGPIDAIVLNPVTIPSHHGPDVQSVLPHINIVTLAMVVPVTMMHMHVVQMDLKEEATREEVIRIIEQNPRLGLIRKATGITSTAELKEYAMDLGRPRSDLWENGIFEESISCMGRELYLFQAIHQEADVVVENIDCIRAMTGTEKDPAKSIAMTNEALNFRPIR; from the coding sequence ATGATCAAAGTTGCCATCAATGGCTACGGGACGATAGGAAAGCGCGTCGCCGACGCCGTTGCTGCCCAGCCGGACATGGAGGTCATCGGCGTCTCGAAGACGAGGCCGAGCCACGAGGCCTTCATCGCGAGGGAGAAAGGGTACCCGCTCTACATCGCCGACATCTCGAAGAAGGCCGCGTTCGAGAAGGCCGGCCTCCCGGTCGCGGGGAGCGTGGAGGACATGCTCGCGCGCGCAGATATCGTCGTGGACGCGACACCGGGGGGGGTCGGCGAGAAGAACAAGCCACTCTACGAGAAGGCAGGGATCAAGGCCATCTGGCAGGGGGGAGAGGAGCACGAAGTCGCGGGTTTCTCCTTCAACGCCGACTGCAACTACGCCGACGCGATCGGGCGGCAGTTCGCCCGCGTCGTCTCGTGCAACACGACGGGGCTCTGCCGGATCATCAACGCGATGGACAGGAACTTCGGCGTGGAGAGGGTGAGGGCGGTGATGGTCCGCCGCGGCGGCGACCCCGCGGACATCAAGAGGGGGCCCATCGACGCGATCGTCCTCAACCCGGTCACGATCCCGAGCCACCACGGGCCCGACGTGCAGAGCGTCCTGCCCCACATCAACATCGTCACGCTCGCGATGGTCGTCCCGGTGACGATGATGCACATGCACGTCGTCCAGATGGACCTGAAAGAGGAGGCAACGCGCGAGGAGGTCATCAGGATCATCGAGCAGAATCCACGCCTCGGGCTGATCCGGAAGGCGACCGGGATCACGAGCACCGCCGAGCTGAAGGAGTACGCGATGGACCTCGGGAGGCCCCGGTCGGACCTCTGGGAGAACGGCATCTTCGAGGAGTCGATCTCCTGCATGGGCAGGGAACTCTACCTCTTCCAGGCGATCCACCAGGAGGCAGACGTCGTCGTCGAGAACATCGACTGCATCAGGGCGATGACGGGGACCGAGAAGGACCCGGCAAAGTCCATCGCGATGACGAACGAGGCACTGAACTTCCGCCCCATAAGGTAA